The following proteins are encoded in a genomic region of Planococcus lenghuensis:
- a CDS encoding phosphoglycerate kinase, with translation MQKKTMQDVDVKGKRVFCRVDFNVPMENGEITDDTRIRAAVPTIEYLAEQGAIVILASHLGRPKGKVNEEMRLTAAARRLSELLGREVAKLDESTGDSVRESTSRMNGGDIILLENVRFHAGEEKNDPELAKEFASLADVYVNDAFGAAHRAHASTAGIAEHIPAVAGFLLEKELDVLGKALSDPERPFTAIIGGSKVKDKIGVIDNLLENVDNLLLGGGLTYTFIKAQGKEVGKSLLEEDKLDQARSFIKKAEEKGVKLYMPVDVTVADDFSKDANTKVVSIDEIPADWEGLDIGPETIKQYADIIKDSKLVIWNGPMGVFELKPFEAGTRGVAEAMAETEGYTVIGGGDSAAAVEKFGLAEKMDHISTGGGASLEFMEGKELPGVSALNDK, from the coding sequence ATGCAGAAAAAAACCATGCAGGATGTAGATGTGAAAGGAAAACGGGTGTTTTGCCGCGTTGACTTCAATGTACCGATGGAAAATGGTGAAATCACGGATGATACACGGATCCGTGCCGCTGTTCCGACAATCGAGTATCTCGCAGAGCAGGGGGCAATCGTAATTCTCGCAAGCCATCTCGGACGTCCAAAAGGCAAAGTCAATGAAGAGATGCGGCTGACAGCTGCTGCCAGAAGATTGAGTGAATTGCTTGGCAGGGAAGTCGCAAAACTTGATGAATCGACCGGAGACAGTGTCCGTGAATCCACCAGCCGCATGAATGGAGGAGACATCATCCTTCTGGAGAATGTCCGATTCCATGCCGGCGAAGAGAAAAATGATCCGGAACTCGCAAAAGAATTCGCATCACTGGCTGATGTGTATGTAAACGATGCATTCGGTGCCGCTCACCGTGCCCATGCATCAACTGCGGGAATCGCGGAACACATCCCGGCAGTAGCGGGATTCCTGCTTGAGAAGGAGCTGGACGTGCTTGGCAAAGCGCTGTCTGATCCAGAACGGCCGTTCACAGCCATTATTGGCGGATCTAAAGTAAAAGACAAAATCGGCGTCATTGATAATCTGCTGGAAAATGTCGATAACCTGCTTCTCGGCGGCGGACTGACGTACACATTCATCAAAGCGCAGGGAAAAGAAGTAGGCAAGTCGCTGCTGGAAGAAGATAAGCTGGACCAGGCCCGGTCATTTATAAAGAAAGCGGAAGAAAAAGGCGTAAAGCTTTACATGCCGGTCGATGTAACGGTAGCTGATGATTTCTCCAAAGATGCCAATACGAAAGTGGTTAGCATTGACGAGATTCCGGCGGACTGGGAAGGTCTTGATATCGGACCGGAAACAATCAAGCAGTATGCAGACATCATCAAGGATTCGAAGCTCGTCATCTGGAATGGGCCGATGGGTGTGTTTGAATTGAAACCATTTGAAGCGGGCACTCGAGGAGTTGCTGAAGCGATGGCGGAAACAGAAGGCTATACGGTGATTGGCGGCGGTGATTCAGCAGCCGCAGTTGAAAAATTCGGTCTTGCGGAAAAAATGGATCATATCTCGACCGGTGGCGGCGCTTCCCTTGAATTCATGGAAGGAAAAGAACTGCCGGGCGTTAGCGCTTTGAATGATAAGTGA
- the tpiA gene encoding triose-phosphate isomerase, whose protein sequence is MRKPIIAGNWKMYKTHEEAKRFAAEVRGLVPDAGQVDAVICAPALFLEQLVTETKGQNLHIGAQTMHEEDSGAFTGEISPVQLKDIGVEYIIIGHSERRQYFNETDESVNRKVKAALAHGLVPIMCVGETLEQRENGDTNRVVQEQVKAGLADISAADVQKTVIAYEPIWAIGTGKTATAEDANTVCQVIREKVAELSGQESADAVRIQYGGSVKPANIQELMGMEHIDGALVGGASLESESFLKLLEAGANA, encoded by the coding sequence ATGAGAAAACCGATTATTGCCGGAAACTGGAAAATGTATAAAACCCACGAGGAAGCAAAGCGATTTGCCGCAGAAGTCAGAGGGCTTGTACCGGATGCTGGACAAGTGGACGCTGTTATTTGCGCACCTGCTTTATTCCTTGAGCAATTGGTGACTGAAACAAAAGGGCAAAACCTGCACATTGGCGCGCAGACAATGCACGAAGAAGATTCCGGTGCATTCACCGGAGAAATCAGCCCGGTGCAGCTAAAGGATATCGGCGTGGAATATATTATTATCGGGCATTCAGAACGCCGCCAGTACTTCAATGAAACAGATGAATCCGTCAACCGGAAAGTGAAAGCTGCACTCGCACATGGACTCGTGCCGATTATGTGCGTGGGTGAAACGCTGGAGCAGCGTGAGAATGGCGATACCAACCGGGTTGTACAGGAACAGGTTAAGGCAGGTCTTGCAGACATTTCTGCAGCTGACGTACAAAAAACCGTAATCGCCTATGAGCCGATCTGGGCCATTGGAACTGGAAAAACAGCAACAGCGGAGGACGCAAACACCGTATGCCAGGTGATCCGCGAAAAAGTGGCCGAACTGTCCGGACAGGAATCAGCAGATGCAGTGCGGATCCAGTACGGCGGCAGTGTAAAGCCAGCGAACATACAAGAATTGATGGGCATGGAACATATTGATGGGGCACTTGTCGGCGGTGCGAGCTTGGAATCTGAATCGTTCCTGAAGCTGCTGGAGGCGGGCGCCAATGCCTGA
- the gpmI gene encoding 2,3-bisphosphoglycerate-independent phosphoglycerate mutase: MPEAQTPVALIILDGYGCREEQSGNAVAQANTPVFDRLWNTYPHAHLKASGEAVGLPEGQMGNSEVGHLNIGAGRIVYQNLTRINKSIRDREFFDIEAFLSAVRHVKENGSALHLMGLLSDGGVHSHYSHLFALLELAAAHGLEEVYVHGFLDGRDVGPKTALQYIEETEEVMEKTGVGRFASISGRYYAMDRDLRWERVEKAYNAMTGGPSEQAPSAAAGVRYSYDLGVTDEFVIPFQVVEEGGRPGAIKNGDAAIFFNFRPDRAIQLSGALTQPGFTGFERELLKNFSFTGFTHYSSELEMGVAFGKENLENTLGETLAVNNLRQLRIAETEKYPHVTFFMSGGQEEKYPGEGRILINSPKVATYDLQPEMSAFEVTDALVQEIESDNYDAVILNFANPDMVGHSGLLEPTIKAVETVDECLGRIIEALQAKGGSAIVTADHGNADEVVTMEGQPMTAHTTNLVPVIVTKDGVTLRKDGILADLAPTMLKLAGVKQPAEMTGKSLF, encoded by the coding sequence ATGCCTGAAGCACAGACACCTGTAGCATTGATCATTCTGGATGGATACGGCTGCCGTGAAGAACAGTCCGGTAATGCGGTCGCCCAAGCAAACACACCGGTGTTTGATAGGCTCTGGAATACGTATCCGCATGCGCATCTGAAAGCATCCGGTGAAGCTGTCGGCCTGCCGGAAGGTCAGATGGGGAACTCGGAAGTCGGTCATTTGAACATCGGTGCCGGAAGAATCGTCTATCAGAATTTAACGCGGATCAATAAGTCGATCCGGGACCGGGAGTTCTTTGACATTGAAGCTTTCCTGTCTGCAGTTCGGCATGTAAAGGAGAACGGATCAGCCCTTCATTTGATGGGGCTGCTGTCGGATGGCGGTGTGCACAGCCATTACAGCCATCTGTTTGCACTGCTTGAACTTGCAGCTGCCCATGGACTTGAAGAAGTATACGTGCATGGCTTTTTGGACGGACGGGATGTCGGGCCGAAAACAGCGTTGCAATATATCGAAGAGACTGAAGAAGTCATGGAAAAAACCGGTGTTGGCCGGTTCGCTTCTATCAGTGGCCGCTATTATGCAATGGACCGGGATTTGCGCTGGGAACGTGTCGAGAAAGCATACAATGCAATGACTGGCGGACCGAGTGAGCAGGCTCCTTCTGCAGCGGCGGGAGTCCGGTATTCATATGATCTTGGCGTGACGGATGAATTTGTGATCCCATTTCAGGTTGTGGAAGAGGGAGGACGGCCTGGTGCCATCAAAAACGGCGACGCAGCCATTTTCTTTAACTTCCGTCCGGATAGAGCCATTCAATTGTCCGGCGCACTGACCCAGCCGGGTTTCACTGGCTTTGAACGCGAACTGTTGAAGAATTTTTCATTCACCGGATTTACCCACTATAGTTCAGAGTTGGAGATGGGGGTAGCATTCGGGAAAGAGAACCTGGAAAACACGCTCGGGGAAACACTTGCTGTAAATAATCTGCGTCAGCTGCGGATTGCAGAGACCGAAAAGTATCCACATGTCACTTTCTTTATGAGCGGCGGTCAGGAAGAGAAGTATCCCGGCGAAGGGCGTATTCTGATCAATTCGCCGAAAGTCGCTACGTATGATCTGCAGCCGGAGATGAGCGCATTTGAAGTGACAGATGCGCTTGTGCAGGAAATCGAATCCGATAATTATGATGCAGTGATCTTGAATTTTGCTAATCCGGATATGGTAGGGCACAGCGGTCTGCTGGAACCGACGATCAAGGCGGTAGAGACGGTCGATGAATGCCTCGGAAGGATTATTGAGGCATTGCAGGCAAAAGGCGGTTCTGCAATCGTGACAGCGGATCATGGGAACGCAGATGAAGTTGTAACGATGGAAGGGCAGCCGATGACAGCCCATACAACGAATCTCGTGCCTGTTATCGTTACAAAGGACGGGGTAACGCTCCGCAAAGACGGCATTCTCGCTGATCTCGCACCAACGATGCTTAAATTGGCAGGCGTAAAACAGCCGGCCGAAATGACAGGGAAATCATTATTTTAA
- the eno gene encoding phosphopyruvate hydratase translates to MPTISQVYAREVLDSRGNPTVEVEVFTESGAFGRAIVPSGASTGEYEAVELRDGDKSRYLGKGVLEAVEHVNNEIAEALVGNYVVLDQVSIDEALIELDGTENKGRLGANAILGVSMAAAHAAADYLDVPLYQYLGGFNSKQLPVPMMNILNGGEHADNNVDIQEFMVMPVGAESFRQALRMGAEIFHNLKSVLKSKGYNTGVGDEGGFAPNLGSNEEALETIMEAIERAGYKAGEEIMLAMDVAASEIYDKEKGTYNLAGDNVEKSSEEMVDWYEELSNKYPIISIEDGLDENDWAGHKLLTERIGNRVQLVGDDLFVTNTKKLGRGIEEGVGNSILIKVNQIGTLTETFDAIEMAKRAGYTAVISHRSGESEDVTIADIAVATNAGQIKTGAPSRTDRVAKYNQLLRIEDQLNGTAQYLGKETFYNIK, encoded by the coding sequence ATGCCAACAATCAGTCAAGTCTATGCACGCGAAGTACTGGATTCACGAGGAAACCCGACAGTGGAAGTGGAAGTATTTACAGAAAGCGGTGCGTTCGGCCGGGCAATCGTGCCCTCCGGTGCATCAACTGGTGAATACGAAGCTGTGGAATTGCGTGATGGCGATAAATCCCGTTATCTCGGAAAAGGCGTACTGGAAGCTGTGGAGCATGTGAACAATGAAATCGCAGAAGCGCTTGTCGGCAATTACGTTGTGCTTGATCAAGTGTCAATCGATGAAGCGTTGATTGAACTTGACGGCACAGAAAACAAAGGCCGCCTTGGCGCCAATGCAATTCTTGGCGTATCGATGGCTGCAGCGCATGCGGCTGCGGATTATTTGGATGTACCGCTTTACCAGTACCTCGGCGGCTTCAATTCAAAACAGCTGCCAGTGCCGATGATGAATATCCTCAACGGAGGCGAACATGCCGATAACAACGTGGATATTCAGGAATTCATGGTTATGCCGGTCGGTGCGGAATCGTTCCGCCAGGCACTCCGGATGGGTGCGGAAATTTTCCATAACCTGAAGAGCGTCCTGAAGTCAAAAGGCTACAACACCGGCGTTGGTGACGAAGGCGGCTTCGCACCGAACTTGGGATCAAACGAAGAAGCTCTGGAAACCATCATGGAAGCCATTGAGCGCGCAGGCTACAAAGCGGGCGAAGAGATCATGCTGGCGATGGATGTCGCGGCGTCAGAAATCTATGATAAAGAAAAAGGCACTTACAACCTGGCAGGCGACAATGTTGAGAAATCGTCTGAAGAAATGGTGGACTGGTACGAAGAACTCAGCAATAAATACCCAATCATTTCAATTGAAGACGGACTGGATGAAAACGACTGGGCTGGTCATAAATTGCTGACAGAGCGCATCGGAAACCGCGTTCAGCTTGTTGGGGATGACCTGTTTGTAACGAACACGAAGAAATTGGGGCGCGGCATTGAAGAAGGTGTCGGCAATTCCATCCTAATCAAAGTGAACCAGATCGGTACGTTGACTGAAACGTTTGATGCGATTGAAATGGCAAAACGTGCAGGCTATACAGCAGTCATTAGCCACCGATCAGGTGAATCGGAAGATGTGACGATTGCGGATATCGCAGTTGCGACGAATGCGGGCCAGATTAAAACAGGCGCCCCATCACGGACAGATCGTGTTGCGAAGTACAACCAACTGCTCCGAATTGAAGATCAGCTGAACGGCACGGCTCAGTACTTGGGCAAAGAAACATTCTACAATATCAAGTGA
- the secG gene encoding preprotein translocase subunit SecG, producing MHELLMILLIIVSISLIVVVLLQSGKSAGLSGAISGGAEQLFGKQKARGVDLVLHRVTIVLAALFFILAIAVTKV from the coding sequence ATGCACGAACTGCTAATGATCTTGCTTATAATCGTGTCAATTTCGTTAATCGTGGTAGTTTTATTGCAATCAGGAAAAAGTGCAGGCCTTTCGGGCGCCATCTCCGGCGGAGCGGAACAGCTTTTTGGCAAACAGAAAGCACGCGGCGTCGATCTCGTGCTGCACCGGGTAACGATCGTGCTTGCAGCGCTGTTTTTCATATTGGCTATTGCTGTAACAAAAGTGTAA
- a CDS encoding alpha/beta hydrolase gives MRITPPKPFFFKAGPRAVLLLHGFTGNSADVRMLGRFLEKKGYTTLAPHYEGHGVAPEELIHTGPADWWQNVIDAYEQLKSEGYEEIALAGLSLGGVFSLKLGYTVPVKGIVTMCSPMTMKTTDLMYEGVKEYARDFKKYEGKDQDTIEREMAEFEKTPMESLPELRELIKDVRTHVDHVYAPLFVVQGSKDSVIDPDSANVIYEGTESLDKHIKWYEKSGHVITLGPEKEQLHEDIFEFLESLEWTV, from the coding sequence ATGCGGATTACACCACCCAAACCCTTTTTCTTTAAAGCTGGACCACGGGCAGTACTGCTGCTTCACGGATTTACCGGCAACTCAGCTGATGTGCGGATGCTGGGACGCTTTCTTGAAAAAAAAGGCTATACGACACTCGCCCCGCATTATGAAGGTCATGGCGTTGCTCCGGAGGAACTGATCCATACCGGTCCGGCAGACTGGTGGCAAAATGTCATTGATGCATACGAACAGCTGAAAAGTGAAGGATATGAAGAAATTGCCTTGGCCGGATTATCACTTGGCGGTGTATTTTCATTAAAATTAGGGTATACAGTGCCCGTAAAGGGTATTGTGACAATGTGTTCACCTATGACGATGAAGACGACCGATCTGATGTATGAAGGGGTAAAAGAGTATGCCCGGGATTTTAAAAAATATGAAGGCAAAGATCAGGATACCATAGAACGGGAAATGGCGGAGTTTGAGAAGACGCCGATGGAATCACTGCCTGAACTCCGCGAATTGATCAAAGATGTGCGCACTCATGTTGACCATGTGTATGCACCGCTGTTCGTTGTTCAAGGCAGCAAAGATTCGGTCATTGATCCTGATTCAGCAAATGTAATTTATGAAGGAACGGAGTCATTGGATAAACACATAAAATGGTACGAGAAGTCCGGACATGTAATTACGCTTGGACCTGAAAAAGAGCAATTGCATGAAGATATTTTCGAATTTCTTGAATCGCTTGAATGGACGGTATAA